TTCTTTTCTGTTTGGTTGCTCAATGGTTctattattggtttaaatgCTTCACGAAAATAGTTGTCGGAATCTATGATACCACGTTtcatttccattattttaCGAGCGTCTCGAGAGCAAAATTTCGCAACCAATTAGAAGCTTTCACATTTCTTATCAATATTTGTGAAAATCACATTTCTTATCatcatttatacaaatttgaaattataacgtGATATTGTTATCTGCTGTGGTgatatattctttataatatataattattaatttattattattttaatttttaattataaattataatatttacacaattacacattataatatggaagATTTAGGAATTGCAACTAGTAACATGGAAGAGCTTAAGTGCTTGGTTtgcaacaaatattttaggtataaaagAACTTTAAAGAGACACTCAATTACTTGTGGCTCTAAAgagtctaaaaatattaatagcgTGCAATGTCCAGATTCAGCTTGTAATAAAACAttcacaaacaaaaaaaacttaaaatttcatatagaGGCAGACCATGGTGTGAAATTACTAAACGAAAAAAGAACGTTTGCAACTCTTCATGGTAAATTTGATTtactgaattttaattttacttgaaaTATTCTGTTTTACTATACCTAAGACTAGTATGCCACacttatagttatattgtattatgaaatatatatctttagaTTTCAAGGAATGGAAATTAAAACTGGAAgatgataatttatgtttttatgcgTTAAGTGCTCGTAAGACTGTAGGACAGAATAAAACTATAACGTATCTGGATTGTCATCGAACCGGTAATTTCCAAAGTAGATCAACAGGTGTccgtaaaattaaaagtcaGGGCACAAACAAAATTGGATCTACATGTCCATCGTCAatggtataaatttaaaatttcttaatcTTGacgtttcgttttttttttttacttaatattctgTTTTAATACTCAGATAGTAGTAATAGAAGACGAAACTGTCTGTTTAGAGTTTTGTAGTACTCATTTTGGCCATAATATGAATCTTGGTAGATGTAATTTAACACCTGAAGAAAGAGCCATGATTGCAGGTAAtcttactttatagtttacaccatctattattgtaaatgtgaATAAAAGTCAAGTGTTACTAGGTTCTTGTGCTATAGAAGAcctgtttgttttttaagtaataatgtatCTTCTTATAGTCGTCAGGTTTGGATTCATAATTTAACTGCTCTACCCTGGAACAatggaaaaaagaaaatattaaattacattatacattaggtatattgtatattaaatatttgtttgtgtttattataaattgcattaaaatattagtcaaGTTTAAGTCTcgtaacagtaaaataaaaataagtcataattaaaaaagcacattaaaacatttgtcAACCTAGTCtatcaacaataaaatcataataaaaaaatcacattaaaatatgtcaatCTAAAGTCTactaacagtaaaataaaaataagtcataattaaaaaaagcacattaaaacatttgtcAACCTAGTCTATCAAcagtaaaatcataataaaaaaatcacattaaaatatgtcaacCTAAAGTCTactaacagtaaaataaaaataaatcataataaaaaaaaggacataggtattaaaacattaaaaatatattagttatattactaAGGGTTgtagttaataagttattagtaAGTGTGATCATTGGAAGTATGTATGTTTTGTACTTGTCCCTTTACCAACTCTTCCTTTAGAAATTTTCTTTCATTACTTTCTATTCTACCACTAAGTAATTCaacttttctattttttgcTCACAAATCGTTTctgtttatcaatatttttatttacaggttccttatttttttctatttctattatttttcgttttcctTGCAATCTTTGAAGTAAGGAATTGCTATGTTTATTCATTTCTGCTATTTCTTTCTCGGTTACTGCACTTTTATTTGCAATAAGGGACGATAATACACCTATTCCAGCTTCtaattggttttttatttgaattaattgttCACATTCTTTGtccatatttgtatttattaatgatttttctattagatttatttctgCAGCAGGAACTAGAATCTCTTTTTCTGTTGTTTCACACAAATTATTTCGAGTTTTTGATAAAGAAAGAATAGCACAGGCATGAATATGCttgcatatatttaatttaattatataatcactACATTCACAAGTATAATTATGAATGCATATATTGCACTTGCGACAAACCAATCGACAGTCTTCCGTGTTACATACATCTATACTGTGAATTACCTCATATGCCATGTTTGATTCTCTAGCAGAAATCTCCCATCGATTATCATCAATTACTTTAATTGATTCAGGGtctatttgtataatgtattccaATATTATGactcttaattttattttcttctttaccagtatatttatttttaaccaatttaataaatctctcaaaaattttatttcttgtgAATTTCAGAAGCGCATTTATGCAGGTATctaatcgtttattttttttaccatgtaagtaataatattttaagcactTATGCACCGACTCCAAATACATATTTGTGTTAATACCACAGTTTCTTCGGTGACAGTAAGCCCACTGTTTGACTCTATTCAAGTAATAGCTATTAAAGTATTCTCCAAATTTATTAGTATCATCGTCATCCATTATTTCAGCCATAAATCCATTTAGAAGTtccgtaaaaataatttcatttggtTCTTGATGTATCActcttaatgatttattaattaagcaCTTCTTTTCAGGAGTTCCTcttatttttgattgaataTTTCTTCTCCAAGATTGATCCACATGCCAGGTACACAAAAGTCGATGCTCCACAGGTAACATTATTTGTTCCCAAGCATTATAGTATGATGGGTCGTCatcactcataaaaatttgagtACTAGTAATACCAATTTTACATTTCAgctgttgaaaaaatattttccatgtTACTGCATCAGTTTTTTTGGACATACAATATGCACATGGAAATCCGTTTCCAAATTCATCAACAACCACAATTGTTGTTAATTGAAGGCCATATTCATTGGTACAATAGGTACtatcaatacatatttttgagttTGAAGAGGTTCCAAAACGTTGAAGCATTTGGAGTTGAAAATTTGTAGATAttaccaatataaaattttctttattcaGGTTGTAATGTATAACAGGATTTTCTTCCTCTGGTAATTCTATCATTCGATGAAtccataatattcaaaaataaattgataaatgatcCATGttttgatggttttttttctatctgaacatcaacatttgtaatatctaatttatctttcTGCTCATTCAAGttcatttttcgtataaatattcatgaatCTTTACTTTATAATCAGTTATAAATGATACGTTCAACTCATAAGTGTAAATCAGGTAAGACTGGTAAAGGATTTGTAAACTCGCTTATAAATAGTCATCCGTTTGAAGCTCGTATGTCAAACTATTAGTATTGTTGACATggtgcaaaattaaaaaagagaCTAGATTGTGGTGATAAAGGAATAAACCCGTTGGATACTGCATGTTACGATCACGATATTTTGCATGCAACTAGAAAACATTTAGAAGATAGACTTAAAGTGTTAGAACTTCGGGCTTGGGAAAGATTTAAAGCAAAAGATACACCTAGAAAAGAGAAAATCGTTGCGTACACCGTAATAAACGCAATGAaagctaaaagaaaaataggaaTGGGTTGTAAACGTAAACGGAAAcgtactacaaaaataaaaataatggtatactgttagcgaaaaaaaaaatttggtaaaaGGTTGATTTTAACACCAGGTCAGTCAGGTGGTGCAATTcccttaatacctatttttgcaGGATTATCAGCACTTGGTAGTTTAATGTCTGGAAGTGCCAGTGTGTATAATGcaatacaaattcaaaaagaaagaaaggtaatggattatatttaaataataatggatcaaggaaaaaaaactgatgaaTACGCTACCTAACAGACCACTAACTTCtagagatattataaaatacgttgCAAAGTTTAATATCAGTCATTTCCGCGGAGTATTTTCACGTGATAACTTACCTAAAAAACCTCTCGCAATCGAATGTGGTTAGATGTATCTTCCGATAATGGAAGTCATTGGGTagcgttttataaaattaaagataaggttgaatattttgatagcttCGGTGATTTACCTCCACCGATTGAactacaaaactattttaaaggaaacaaaattaaatataactacacaaattatcaagattttaattcatttaattgtggacacttatgtcttaattttttacaatgcaAGAATCAGTTACTTTAAGTTTATCTGGTAATACAACCAcattatttgtacattattgtcCACCAATTGATGTATACGATGACTCGGAAATTGCTTTGTTAAATttgcaaacataatataatacatttgcaaACATAAACGAAACTAATAACAACttcgaaatatatttagaaaaccccgatcatttactaaataataataaatttccaatCTGTTCTATCACACTGAAAAAGGGGTGTTACGATATTaaggatattaaaaatcaaattttgaccCAAATAGATgactttaataatgataacgattactttagaataaaatcgacagagaaaataacttttgatatcGGGATTGATCAAATAGATTTTAGAACAACCATATTTAGTAATggtataatacgttttaacgtAAAGAACAGTATAGGACCTTTATTggggtttgaaaaaaaaagttatgaacCACGTATTCACATTGATGGTCATCGATCACAGAAAGTGACAAATTTAATCAGTGTTAActcaataaaagtaatgtgtaatatagctCAAGGTTCATTCAACAACCACATGTCAAGTCAttcaatttatgagttttcCCCTAGTGAGAACATAGGGTCTAAGCTGATTCAAACACCAaataacctaatatattacaaattaaataaaacaaatatcgattcaataactatacaattagttgatcaagatcataatccgataaacaatttaagtgagaaattaataatcaatctacatattaaacgTTACGGATCTTAATatgggattaaaatttaatataagcccattacataaaataaatcttgaaTATAAACTActtactacataatatgtaaaatagtttGGAAGGTTCCACATATTACTGTTAATGATGAagaaaggttaaaattattaaaacttattgaaaaagaaaaaagtttgtttatcccgttcagatcttttgaaacttttgaatatcctGAACTCGGAACCACAAAAAAAGTAGTGTGGAACTTGAAGACAGcatcaaaattagaaaaaccacGATTTATCATAATTGGATTACAAAAAGGACGTAAAAATTCGTTAGAAAAAGATTGTAGTATATTTGATCACTGTAATATAACAAACGTTATAGTATTTCTTAACTCAATAGCTTATCCatatgataatttgaatttagattttacgaaaaataatttcaccttattatatgatatgacatatgtatacatcgtttcaagaatcgtactatgaaaaaaatttacgaaACCCCATATTAAGTCCCTCTACTTTTCTATCGAACGCTCCAATTGTAGTTATCGATACTTCAAAACAGAACGATTCGGCTACAGGCATCATCAGTAGATGTTCAATTGGAAATTTAAGCATCGGAATCTCTTACAGGTGTAactgcttattgtttattaattcatgatcGCATTGTTGAATATGTACCTTTTACTAGAGAAGTAAGAAAACtagtgtgaataatattaaaaaactgatttatttaaaatacttgatgttaaatactattaattaatttaaaataaataaacaaaatgataataaaaaaaaatgtttttatttatttcagaaatttaaacgaaaatgatTCGtctaactaataactaatcatgttttattttcagtaaaagtaatagggagattttttatattgaaagaaGGACATTccgctttaaacattttttgtgtcCCTATAAAAATGGAGCCAAACGCTTCATGGTTTCCCTGAAACAACGTGGGGCGTCTGACTCCATTTTACAGCGGGAATTTCTTACACTGCAAGGGGACAAtaccccctcaaacttttttcatctccgctgaaaaatggagccagacgccccatatttatactaataaatggtTAGAAAAACCACGgggcgtctggctccattttACAGCGGGAATTTCTTACACTGCAAGGGGACCAtaccccctcaaacttttttcatctccgctgaaaaatggagccagacgccccatatttatactactgtcgattaattttacattagttatttcatcagattcgtcaaaaatattttttaaaatatgaagtcttttcaaatacattatttttgaacttcCGTGAATAGCCAAGTCTTTACAAAACTGGAGTAATTCATTTTTCTCtgtgttaataaattgttgatattGGTTATTATCAATGTAAGCCATAGTTATAATGACTGCAATCGAGTCAAAAGGGCAAGTGTTATGCAATAAATACCTTTGCTTTGAGATTTTTAGTGGCGTGGTTATATTTCCATTTATAAGCAGAGTATTTGAACTCGTTGTCTTTTGTGTCAATATATGTTCAATTTCTGGCACTACATCCATATATGTGGTCattcgtaatttttttctcttaatgggctttttattaatatttacttcaatttcattattatctcCCAATCCTCGCCAATTATCAAATGCATCCATTTCATTTGTACCTTCTGATATTTCTGATATTTCCGACACTTCTGAATCACTACCTTCatccaaattttcaaataatgatcgttttatatttttttctggtgATTTTTTATCTACAGTTATATCGTCAAGTGTATTTTTTACAGGTTCGGTGCTTAAATCATGCCTTTATTGTTTACTTCTGAAAAGTTTAGTGTTGCTGTCTATAGCTTTCAGATGCTTAATCACAAATCTGTCAGCGGTCATTGGTTGAACTTCGTAACGAagtatttttcgttttaagtCACCAAAATCACTCTCTACTGAAGCTGAAGTGGGAGTATCATAAATTGagttaaatgatattttcataacatttgTCCATAATGGAAAGTCTTTACATACACGTAAAATATCTTTTGCGAGGTTGGGAGCCCAGTAACCCGATAAACTTGTTCCTATTACTTTTGAATTGTTTAGACTTTCTTCTTCAATTGTTCTTAAAAATTCTGGGATTCCTTCAGATTCTCCGTCTTCATCATCACTCTCGGTAATATAACtttctttattttcttctATTTCTTCACcattaatatcatttagaGCAGTGGCGGACTGGCTGGGGTGCAGGGGTGCTACAGCACCCCATGCCCTTGTTATACTTTGCCcttttacttaaatacttgatctatgtaaattgtaataactatcATAGTTTTACGCTCTTGGAGTCTTTGgagtataactataatattacaatacatatttccGTTAAATCCACTAGGGACGTAGGCTTGCGAGAATATCTaatgatgatataatttattgtgcagtttattatattattatctttattgtatatagttgGCCATCAGAATTTGGTCTTCCTTATTCTCGAGTATACCGTATAgtacagttataaattataatattatattttcgttttatgaaattaaataatacagtcATACAGACATACAGTCATGATTGTCGTCAGTTAGGTCGGATACTTTACtaccgataatattattgtctttcaggattttttactattatgggAGAAAACcttaaatataggtagtgGTAGTTTTGAGGGCAAAGCAAATGAGACAGTGGCTCACTAATAGCACAAATTtcgctaataatttttaatgcatttatgattttatttgagaaaaattcttctttatttcactttaatatgaattattatttattatattattgtacattattccGTGTTTACtaccaaaaaatatcaataaaccgATAAGAAatgcacaaaataatattataaaaaaaaattataatatagtatatagtacgTAAACGAACGATGGTATTGCAGCAGACGACGatgtttcaatattatcaGAAAGTTAACCAtactatcttaaatcgtgCCATGtacaaatactaaaaatagatgttgaaaactgaaaaaataatcatttgttataactttttattgtcatttaatattgtcatttatttatcatattatatataacatgtacatatattaatatgtacatgttatatataatatgtataaaactagataattatttaatatttttatgtttctaaATTCCATCTAcactgtttaatttttattatgagagaggggaatacataataattcgccttactaaaaaaatacaaccaaAACCGCCAATGCGAGTgagtttaatacaatatatccgtaatattattaagttatttttataaatattgtgtagaCCAGTTACGCACACAAGGGATTTGCTCGAACGCAATATTATGCAGTATTACAGTGCCTAATAGGAGCATGATTCTTTACGTTGGTATGTTCTCAACTTGTACGAAATATCACAGGcactttttaattgttattatttattagttattaacatAGATTAGACAAaactttataggtataatctgTTTTATTACCACGataatatctacctataataattatatgtgtttATCGTGCGACGTACAAGCGGAacctacgtttttttttttttgtatttacattttacgttGAAAATTTGTCATATTACCTACTCCATATCTTTACGTGGTAAGTACtaagtatgttatattaaattgtttaattattttaaacattttttaaatataaaattatatattcgaAATTACATTTCTCTAACCTTTTTTGTACAGACTTAGGACTGTCTGTAGCATCAATTCTATGTTGTATAAAAGTAGATTAAAagtgttgttattttaaaattaataatatggtaaaaactgtcacaattttttaggttaaaaatatagtagtctataatattataatggtctgcctgtttaatgtttaattgttaatattttttgtggttataatttataacttgtttaagttgtttaataattacattatttatatttaattgaatataatatgctttacaagtatttttactaAGTACAGCAATATCgatcaacattatttttcaaagattcgTGGAAACGAAATTTATATCTATCGATAAGATATAAACTACGatttttttcactaaaatgaatgtatttattagttttcatttcattagtaattagaaaaaaaagtaaaacacataaaaattagaattgaaATCCATAAGCAGtgatagattataaattatattatttattattataaatattatagatggctatatattaaaatatcttagaGAGGGTTTAAGCCCTCCTGAGCTCCCCCCtatttaggtaaataatactaatacaattgtattgatatattttatagccaCATTTACTTAAATGGTAatcaagtgtttttttttttaaattataaataatataggtaattatttaaatattcataggtatcttatatattaaagtattatgtaaatattatataag
The nucleotide sequence above comes from Aphis gossypii isolate Hap1 unplaced genomic scaffold, ASM2018417v2 Contig00698, whole genome shotgun sequence. Encoded proteins:
- the LOC126555069 gene encoding uncharacterized protein LOC126555069; the encoded protein is MEDLGIATSNMEELKCLVCNKYFRYKRTLKRHSITCGSKESKNINSVQCPDSACNKTFTNKKNLKFHIEADHGVKLLNEKRTFATLHDFKEWKLKLEDDNLCFYALSARKTVGQNKTITYLDCHRTGNFQSRSTGVRKIKSQGTNKIGSTCPSSMV